GTAGCTTCATCCAAGAGCAGGATCGGCGCATTTTTGAGCATCGCTCTGGCAATGGACAGCCGCTGTCTCTGACCTCCGGACAACCGGGAGCCATGCTCGCCGATATCCGTGTGTATGCCTTCCGGCAGCTCCGCCACGAACTCGTACGCATTCGCCTGCCTCAGCGCCTCGACAATCTCTTCATCTGACGCACCGGGCTTGCCGCTCTCGATATTGTCCCGGATACTCCCGGAATACAGGCCCGACTCCTGAGGCACATAGGCGAAGTAGCTGCGGAGCTCTGCAAGCGGTATTCCGCTGATCGGACGGCCGTTGATCGCAGCCTCACCCGCATCCGTCTGATAGAAACCAAGCAGCAGCTTGAACAGGGTGGATTTCCCGCCGCCGCTCGGACCAACTACGGCCATTTGCTGGCCGCGTGCCAGCTCCAGACTGACCTTGTTAAGGCTCTGCTTCTCACTGCCCGGATAGCTAAATGACACCTCTGCAAGCCGAAGCTCCCCGAATCCCGGCAGCTCCGCCTGGACTTCAGGCAGCACTTCAACCTCGGCCGGCGCATCCATTACCTCGAATATCCGCTCCGCTGCACCCAGCGATTGCTGCATGGAAGCGACCAGGCCCGGCAGGGACGAGAACGGACCCACCAGATAGTTCATCAACTGAATGAAGGCAATCATCGCACCGACCTCAAGTCTTCCATTCGCCACGAACCACCCGGCAATCACCAGCGCCAGCAGGAAGGTCAGATTCCCCAGCAAGGAGGAGATCGCTCCGGTTGCGCCTTCGATTCTCGCTTTCTTTTTCTCCCCTGAGGCAATATCCTCACTGTAGCCCACATATTGCTTCTGCAGCCTGCGCTCCATAGAGAAGGCCTTGAACACCATACTGCTGCCCAGAATATCGTTCAGAAAAGCCGTGGTCCGGCTCATACTTTCCTGCACCCGCACACTGTTGATGCGCATCGCATTGCCGAAGATTTTACCGGTCAGGAACAGCAGCGGCCCGATGGACAGGCAGATCAGCGCCAGCAGCCAGTTAATATAGATCAGATAGCCGAAGGAGGCTACCGCGAGCAGCGGGTTGCGCAGCAGATCCAGCATCACCTGCCCGCACGCTTCCCCCACCGACTGATTGTCATTTGTGAACCGGGACAACAAATCACCGGAATGATTGCGGTCGAAATATGACTGCGGCAAGGCCAGCGTATGCCCCATCATATCCTGGCGCAGCTCATTTCTGATTTTGGCCGATACATTGGTCTTGAGATACGCACTGACGAAGGTATTCAATCCTGTGACCAGCAAGAATAGAATCCCGAACCAGGTAAGCCCCTTGAACGCCTCCACATCAAGACGGACGGCCGCATCCGTAATCCTGGCCAGGAACCAGGCCATCGTAAGATCGAGCACAATACTGAATAACGTCACCAGCAGCAACACAGCATAGATCAGTTTATGCCTAAGCATGTATTTACTTAATCTGGCAAAAGCACCTTTCTTCTTCACATCATCAGCTCCTCTTTAGAATTTAGCACCCCGCACCTTGGCATATACCTTGCTGTCATGGAGTTCCCCGTCCGACTCACGGGTGCTTTTGCGCAAAATACCATCCAGTGTAAATCCGGCACGCTCCGCGACAGCGGCGCTTCTCCCGTTAAGGGCACTGCACCGGATTTCAATCCGGCTTGCTCCAAGTTCTCTGATTGCAAAATCTGTAATTCCGTTCACCGCTTCCGTCATGTATCCCTTGCCCGAGCAAGAGCTTCTGATCCAGTACCCTATTTCGAATTGGCGGCAATCCCAATCCACATGATGCAGACCTATATTGCCCACGAATCTGCCATCCTCCTTGCGGAAAACCTCCATATTCAAGGTGGTGCGTTTCAGATAGGCTACTTGCGATTCACGGACGTATTGCTCCGTTTCCTCCACAGCCGGCATACTCTGGGCAAAGGGCATCCACGGCTTCAGATCATCCAGACTCTCCCGGATGGCTTCATTCATTTCCTTACCGTCTCCAGGCCGCAAAGCACGGACAAGCAGCCGCTCTGTCTCAAAGCTCTCAGGAATATCTAGCATAATCGGGATTACATCATTACTCATATTCTTAAACCTCCAGGATGATCGATTGAATGCATTATGGAACATCGTTATAGTATAGTGCCTCCTTCTCTTTTTGAAAATAAAGAAATATACGCATCATATACATAAAACTGGAAGAGAGGCTCGTCGCAGGCCCCCTCTCTGCGGCTCCGATGTCTCTAGTTTACTAGACCCCAGGTAAGGGACCCAGCGGCGGGGGGCTGATTCCCCTGTCGGTCTTGGGGCTGAAATAAATGGTAAGCAATTGTGAAGGAAATGAACGCTGTAGCGTCAAAAGGCATTGCGGATAGGTGAATTCTTATGCTTCGTCAATCGTAATATTGTATACTTGCACAAAGCATGGAGGGTTGATAGAGAGAGGATGAATGATTGGTCATGGCCAAAACACATATGGAGGTAATAGCAGAAGAGCAAACACGGCTGGAAACGCTACGGCTGGCCCTGCTGATCGAGGCACATGTTACAAGTGACGGGACAGCCGAGACACCGATTCAAGGATTGTATTTCAATCGCTACTCCAGACCGGAGCCGTCCGATTACATGCACACGATGCAGTGGCCAACCGTAGGCATTGCAGCGCAGGGGACCAAAATCATCAAAATCGGCGAACAGACCTCCGAATACAGCGGCTCGCGTATCCTGGTTGCTCCCGTAGCGATGCCCATCAGCATGCAAACGATTCAGGCAAGCACCTCAGAGCCTTTCCTTGGAGTAGGTGTCTATCTCGATCCGCATAAAATCGCTGCGCTGATCCCGAAGGTCTATCCCAACGGCCTGCCAAAAACCGGCAAGCGCAGCGCAAGCTATGTGCTGGAAGGCGAACCTGCCATAATCGGCGCGGTGGCCCGGCTGGTCTCGTGCCTGGATGAGCCTGGCGATAATGGCCTGCTGGCCTCGCTTGCAGCGGATGAGCTGTTCGTCCGGCTGCTGCGCAGTCCAATCGGCGTTTATGTGGCCGAGACCGTGCTGGCCGGATCGAATGTTCAGCGCGTTGCCAAAGCGATCGACTGGCTGCGGAGCCACTTCGCGGAATCTCGGACTATCGCCGAGCTGGCCGCCATGGTTCATCTCAGCGAATCCTCGTTCCGCGAATATTTCAAGTCGGTGACCTCAATGAGTCCGCTGCAGTACCAGAAGGCGCTCCGGCTTCAGGAGGCGCGGCGGCTGATGCTGTCCGGCGGGCGGGATATCACCACGGCCTGCCGGCTGGTCGGGTATATCAGCGATTCGCAGTTCAGCCGGGATTACAGCCGCTTTTTCGGCAATCCTCCGAGCCGGGATATTGCCAAATGGAAATGACAGCAATGGGAATGAGGGTGTTTTTCCATTGAATCGGGCAAACAATCAAGCGGAACGGTCAAACGTTCAGGCAGCGATCCGTCTATACTGATTCTTATCCGAAGGCGCCGGGAGGCGCAGCGGAAATGATCACCGGAACAAGCTGCTGAATAAAGGCTTGATTTCTTGAGGAGGACACCGGAATGCGGATTTTTGTAACGGGAGCAAGCGGCTTTATCGGGTCGGCAGTGGTCCGGGAACTGCTTGAGGGCGGACACCAAGTCTCCGGACTGGTACGCTCGAAGGAAGCGGCTGGGCGGCTGGAAGCCGGCGGAACGAGAGCCGTTCGCGGCTCTATTGAGAATACGGAGCTTTTGCGCCGGGAAGCAGCTCAAGCTGATGCTGTTGTGCATACGGCATTCTACCATAAATTCTCCCATGCCGGCCTGCCGTCAAAACTGCGGATTATGCTGGGCGGAAGTCCGGCCAAGGCGGCGGCCCGTTTCATGGCGGCAGCGGTCGGCACGGATTGCCGTGCCATTCAGGCTTTGGGAGCCGGGCAGTCAGGGAGGTCTGGAGCGCTTGTAATTGCGATACCCACCATGACGCTCACTCCCGGAAGGCTGGCGACCGAAGAGGATGCCGGAGATCCTTCTTCCATCGGAGGAGGACGGGTGGCGTCGGAGCAAGCGTTGCTGGCGCTTGCCGGTTCCGGCGTCCGGGCCTCACTGGTACGTCTGCCGCCGATCGTATACGGCAGTGGCGATCAGAGCGGCCTGCTGCCCTCCCTGATCCGGGCCGCAAGATCCAAGGGAGCTGCCGCCTATATCGGGCAAGGGACCAATCGTTGGCCCGCTGTACATCGGCTTGACGCGGCGCGTCTGTTCAGGCTGGCCGTCGAGCAGGCTCCGGCGGGCACGCGGCTCCATGCTGCGGGGGAAGAAGGGATACCTTTCCGGCAGATTGCCGAAGCGGTGGCGCGGCAGGCGAACCTGCCCTCCAAGCAGATCGGACCCGGGGAAGCCAGCGCTTATTTCGGCTGGCTGGGCCCATTTGTCTCGGCCGACAATCCCGTGTCTTCAGCGCTGACCCGCGAGCGCTTCGGCTGGAACCCGCAGGAGCGTGAGTTGCTTGCCGAAATCGAGCGGGGTGATTATTTTGCGGGCCACTCGCTGCGTTAAGCAAATCCGATTAGTGACCATACAAAGAACAAAATTACCCTAGCGGGTGAAGGAAGCTGATGCCTTCTCTCGCCGGCCGCTTGTAAGGAGCAGTATTGTTGCACTTTTTGCAGGATTCCTCTATACCTATTACTGGCTGAAGCACAATGTTGCATAATTTGCACAAATTCCGGTGTGGTGAGCAAGTCAGCGCGGGATTTGTTGCATTCTGTGCAGGATTTCAGGCTTTGACCGCTTCTATGAGGCAGTATTGTTGCAATTCATGCAGGATTCTCTATAACTGTAGAAAATCATAATTTCCAAACCAACGAGAAAGAGCTTTCCATAAAGTCAGTACAAACTAACTTTCTGGAAAGCTCCTTTTTGTGTTATTCGTGAACCTGTTGCTGCACCTTGATACTTAAGTCTCCTCCCGGCACAGCGGAAGCCTCATCCCCGTAACGGCAAGCGTGACCTTCTCCGGCAGAATATAATCCTTGTCCAGATTGATGTCATGCGACATATGTGTGTAGACTGCATGGCGCGGCTGAACGGTCTCCAGCAGGTCGGCGGCTTCGGTCATATCATACACAGAGCGGGTGGACAATTCAGCTGCCTCGTAATAAAAGCTGGTTCCCAGCACCAGCAGGTCCGCTCCGTGCATACGCCTGGTTTCCTCCGTGGTCAGAGAGATCGAGTCCGGGCAGTACACCCAGACATAGTCCTCCTTCTCCAGCCGGTAGGCGTAAGAGTACCCATTCTTACCGTGGTTTACCCGCCATGTGCTAATCTGCCAGCCGTCCAGTGCGATGCCGTCATCGCAGGGAATCATGTCGATATGCCCAGTAAGCCACGGGTACTGACGCTGAATGACAGGAATAACCTCTGCCGGAGCATACAGCTCGCCCCGGAAGCCCATCCAGCGGCAGCTGTCGGCCCACTCCGGCAGCCCGCCGATATGATCGAAATGCGCATGTGTCACGAGCAGACGCTTCATGGTACGGTGTCCCTGCAGCTCCATCTGCCTCCGCCAGTCCGGCCCGCAGTCAATTGCCAGGAAGCCGCTGCCGTTATCTATAAGCACAGAAGAACGCAGGCGGTTGTTGCGCCCGGTGGTTCTTGCTTCCGTGCAAGTCTCACAATCACAATAGACGCGGGGTACGCCCATGGCATCCCCTGTTCCAAGGAACACTAATGTATCCATATGCCTGCCCACCTCACCGTCTTTTTTATCGAATATCCGTCAATTTATTATAGAACAGCAGCCCCTTCTTTGCACACCAGCCTGTAAGAACGGCAAAGAGCCGTCCCTCAGCCTCATCCGGCTGGAGAACAGCTCTCATTATCCTTCGCACTGCACATTAAGCTCATGTCTGCTAATCGCACTCCGCTCCATCTACCAGCCTAGCAAGCCTAGATCCCGGCCAGCACCTGATACCATATGCCACGCTTGGAGTATAAGGTGGTGCGGACTTCCTCCCAGCCGCCAAGATAGCTGATGTCGAACAGCCCGGCAGGAACCGGATACTGGCGCTCATGCGCCGCATAGACCTGCTGGTTCACGGGACGGAAGCCGAACTTGGCGAATATCTCCTGCGCCTCAGGCGTCGTCAAATAATCGACCAGCGCTTCTGCGGCTGCACGGGTACCATGCTTATCCGCATACTTATCCACCACGGCCGCAGGATTCTCGATCAGGATCGTATTCTTCGGGATGACCACCTCATACTTCACACCCTCGGCAATCCGCGCCAGCAGCTCATTCTCATAAGTAACGATCACATCGCCCACCCCGTACTCGAAGGCAGCCATGGACGCCCGCCCGCTTTTATCCAGAGATTCGACGTTTCGGTGTATGCTCTCCAGGAAGGCCTTGGCCGCCGCAGGGTCCTTCGCCCCCTCCAGCTCCTCAGAACGCTTCAGGCCGGCGCCGTAGATTGCGTTGATGTCCCACTGCGCACCGCCGGAGGTCTTCGGATTAGGGTAGAGTACCTTCACCCCCGGCTTCGCCAGATCAGCAAAATCATGAATCCCCTTCGGATTGCCCTCCCGCGTTCCCAGAGCCACAACCGACCGCGTCACCATGCCCGCCTCACCGCCGCGCTGCTTCCAGTCCTTCTCCACCAGACCGGCCTTGACCAGCTTCCCGACATCTCCTTCCATGGCAAGCAGCGTGACATCCGCCTCGAAGCCGCCGGCAATCGCCCGCGCCTGGGTTCCGGAAGCCTCATAGGACTGCTGGAATACGATCGATTGCCCGGTATCCGCCTTCCACTTCTCCGCGAACCCGGGGAGAATCTCGCCCATGGCATCCTTCACCACGCTGTAGGCACCCACCACAAGCGT
The window above is part of the Paenibacillus sp. FSL H8-0048 genome. Proteins encoded here:
- a CDS encoding sulfate ABC transporter substrate-binding protein codes for the protein MRLIRRSRQLHGWLTVLLLAVFTLTAAGCGNEQQAAGEAGAPPQGDLTLVVGAYSVVKDAMGEILPGFAEKWKADTGQSIVFQQSYEASGTQARAIAGGFEADVTLLAMEGDVGKLVKAGLVEKDWKQRGGEAGMVTRSVVALGTREGNPKGIHDFADLAKPGVKVLYPNPKTSGGAQWDINAIYGAGLKRSEELEGAKDPAAAKAFLESIHRNVESLDKSGRASMAAFEYGVGDVIVTYENELLARIAEGVKYEVVIPKNTILIENPAAVVDKYADKHGTRAAAEALVDYLTTPEAQEIFAKFGFRPVNQQVYAAHERQYPVPAGLFDISYLGGWEEVRTTLYSKRGIWYQVLAGI
- a CDS encoding SDR family oxidoreductase, producing MRIFVTGASGFIGSAVVRELLEGGHQVSGLVRSKEAAGRLEAGGTRAVRGSIENTELLRREAAQADAVVHTAFYHKFSHAGLPSKLRIMLGGSPAKAAARFMAAAVGTDCRAIQALGAGQSGRSGALVIAIPTMTLTPGRLATEEDAGDPSSIGGGRVASEQALLALAGSGVRASLVRLPPIVYGSGDQSGLLPSLIRAARSKGAAAYIGQGTNRWPAVHRLDAARLFRLAVEQAPAGTRLHAAGEEGIPFRQIAEAVARQANLPSKQIGPGEASAYFGWLGPFVSADNPVSSALTRERFGWNPQERELLAEIERGDYFAGHSLR
- a CDS encoding MBL fold metallo-hydrolase, which encodes MDTLVFLGTGDAMGVPRVYCDCETCTEARTTGRNNRLRSSVLIDNGSGFLAIDCGPDWRRQMELQGHRTMKRLLVTHAHFDHIGGLPEWADSCRWMGFRGELYAPAEVIPVIQRQYPWLTGHIDMIPCDDGIALDGWQISTWRVNHGKNGYSYAYRLEKEDYVWVYCPDSISLTTEETRRMHGADLLVLGTSFYYEAAELSTRSVYDMTEAADLLETVQPRHAVYTHMSHDINLDKDYILPEKVTLAVTGMRLPLCREET
- a CDS encoding ABC transporter ATP-binding protein, which encodes MKKKGAFARLSKYMLRHKLIYAVLLLVTLFSIVLDLTMAWFLARITDAAVRLDVEAFKGLTWFGILFLLVTGLNTFVSAYLKTNVSAKIRNELRQDMMGHTLALPQSYFDRNHSGDLLSRFTNDNQSVGEACGQVMLDLLRNPLLAVASFGYLIYINWLLALICLSIGPLLFLTGKIFGNAMRINSVRVQESMSRTTAFLNDILGSSMVFKAFSMERRLQKQYVGYSEDIASGEKKKARIEGATGAISSLLGNLTFLLALVIAGWFVANGRLEVGAMIAFIQLMNYLVGPFSSLPGLVASMQQSLGAAERIFEVMDAPAEVEVLPEVQAELPGFGELRLAEVSFSYPGSEKQSLNKVSLELARGQQMAVVGPSGGGKSTLFKLLLGFYQTDAGEAAINGRPISGIPLAELRSYFAYVPQESGLYSGSIRDNIESGKPGASDEEIVEALRQANAYEFVAELPEGIHTDIGEHGSRLSGGQRQRLSIARAMLKNAPILLLDEATAALDNESERMVQQAIRKLMKDKTTLVIAHRLSTIQNADVILVMENGEIVERGGHEELLAAEGRYSDLYHSQLEREATEELLAPIA
- a CDS encoding GNAT family N-acetyltransferase; this encodes MSNDVIPIMLDIPESFETERLLVRALRPGDGKEMNEAIRESLDDLKPWMPFAQSMPAVEETEQYVRESQVAYLKRTTLNMEVFRKEDGRFVGNIGLHHVDWDCRQFEIGYWIRSSCSGKGYMTEAVNGITDFAIRELGASRIEIRCSALNGRSAAVAERAGFTLDGILRKSTRESDGELHDSKVYAKVRGAKF
- a CDS encoding AraC family transcriptional regulator, whose amino-acid sequence is MAKTHMEVIAEEQTRLETLRLALLIEAHVTSDGTAETPIQGLYFNRYSRPEPSDYMHTMQWPTVGIAAQGTKIIKIGEQTSEYSGSRILVAPVAMPISMQTIQASTSEPFLGVGVYLDPHKIAALIPKVYPNGLPKTGKRSASYVLEGEPAIIGAVARLVSCLDEPGDNGLLASLAADELFVRLLRSPIGVYVAETVLAGSNVQRVAKAIDWLRSHFAESRTIAELAAMVHLSESSFREYFKSVTSMSPLQYQKALRLQEARRLMLSGGRDITTACRLVGYISDSQFSRDYSRFFGNPPSRDIAKWK